A single genomic interval of Mycolicibacterium sp. MU0053 harbors:
- a CDS encoding polyadenylate-specific 3'-exoribonuclease AS, which yields MRYFYDTEFIEDGRTIDLISIGVVAEDGREYYGVSTEFAPEKAGSWVKKHVLPKLPSPSSQLWRSRRRIREDLEEFFGVGGSEPIELWAWVAAYDHVALCQLWGPMTELPLQIPRFTRELRQFWEDRGSPRMPPRPPDTHDALVDARDQLRRFALITELTGPPGGP from the coding sequence GTGCGGTACTTCTATGACACCGAGTTCATCGAGGACGGCCGCACCATCGACTTGATCTCGATTGGTGTGGTGGCCGAGGACGGTCGTGAGTATTACGGTGTCTCAACCGAATTCGCGCCCGAAAAGGCCGGTAGCTGGGTCAAGAAGCATGTGCTGCCCAAGCTGCCGTCGCCGTCGTCGCAGCTGTGGCGGTCGCGCCGGCGCATCCGCGAGGACCTCGAGGAGTTCTTCGGCGTCGGCGGCAGCGAGCCGATCGAACTGTGGGCGTGGGTGGCGGCCTACGACCACGTCGCGCTGTGTCAGCTGTGGGGTCCGATGACCGAACTGCCGCTGCAGATTCCGCGGTTCACCCGGGAATTGCGGCAGTTCTGGGAGGACCGGGGCAGTCCGCGGATGCCACCGCGGCCGCCGGACACCCACGATGCGCTCGTCGATGCCCGCGACCAACTGCGGCGATTCGCGCTGATCACCGAACTGACGGGGCCGCCCGGCGGCCCCTGA
- a CDS encoding class II 3-deoxy-7-phosphoheptulonate synthase, giving the protein MNWTVDVPIEQLPSLPPLPDDLRQRLDSALAKPALQQPSWDAEQAKAMRTVLESVPPVTVPAEVDKLQTQLAAVARGEAFLLQGGDCAETFADNTEPHIRANIRTLLQMAVVLTYGSSMPVVKMARIAGQYAKPRSSDTDALGLKSYRGDMVNGFAPDAAVREHDPSRLVRAYANASAAMNMVRALTSSGLASLQLVHDWNREFVRTSPAGARYEALAAEIDRGLRFMSACGVNDRNLDTAEIYASHEALVLDYERAMLRMAHPLDNTDEPGEAKLYDLSAHYVWIGERTRQLDGAHIAFAEVIANPIGVKIGPTTSPELAVEYVERLDAQNVPGRLTFVSRMGNNKVRDVLPPIIEKVQASGHQVIWQCDPMHGNTHEASTGYKTRHFDRIVDEVQGFFEVHRALGTHPGGIHVEITGENVTECLGGAQDISDTDLAGRYETACDPRLNTQQSLELAFLVAEMLRD; this is encoded by the coding sequence GTGAACTGGACCGTCGACGTACCCATCGAGCAGCTGCCGTCGCTGCCGCCCTTACCGGATGACCTGCGGCAACGCCTGGATTCCGCGTTGGCCAAGCCGGCCTTGCAGCAGCCGAGCTGGGATGCCGAGCAGGCCAAGGCGATGCGTACCGTGCTCGAGAGTGTTCCGCCGGTCACCGTGCCCGCCGAGGTGGACAAGCTGCAGACGCAGCTGGCCGCGGTGGCCCGTGGCGAGGCGTTCCTGCTGCAGGGCGGCGACTGCGCCGAGACGTTCGCCGACAACACCGAACCGCACATCCGCGCCAACATCCGCACGCTGCTGCAGATGGCGGTGGTGCTGACCTACGGCTCGAGCATGCCGGTGGTCAAGATGGCCCGCATCGCCGGGCAGTACGCCAAGCCGCGGTCCTCGGATACCGATGCGCTGGGCCTGAAGTCCTACCGCGGTGACATGGTCAACGGTTTCGCCCCCGATGCCGCGGTGCGCGAACATGATCCGTCGCGACTGGTGCGCGCCTACGCCAACGCGAGCGCCGCGATGAACATGGTGCGCGCGCTGACCTCCTCGGGCCTGGCCTCGCTGCAGTTGGTGCACGACTGGAACCGGGAGTTCGTCCGCACCTCGCCGGCCGGGGCGCGCTATGAGGCGCTGGCCGCGGAGATCGACCGCGGGCTGCGCTTCATGTCGGCCTGCGGGGTCAACGACCGCAACCTGGACACCGCCGAGATCTATGCCTCGCACGAGGCGCTGGTGCTCGACTACGAGCGGGCCATGCTGCGGATGGCGCATCCGCTCGACAACACCGACGAGCCCGGCGAGGCCAAGCTCTACGATCTGTCCGCGCATTACGTCTGGATCGGCGAGCGCACGCGGCAACTCGACGGCGCGCACATCGCGTTCGCCGAGGTGATCGCCAACCCGATCGGCGTCAAGATCGGCCCGACGACCTCACCCGAATTGGCCGTGGAGTACGTCGAGCGGCTGGACGCGCAGAACGTCCCGGGCCGGCTGACGTTCGTCAGCCGGATGGGCAACAACAAGGTTCGCGACGTGCTGCCGCCGATCATCGAGAAGGTGCAGGCCTCGGGCCACCAGGTGATCTGGCAGTGCGACCCGATGCACGGCAACACCCACGAGGCGTCCACCGGCTACAAGACCCGCCACTTCGACCGCATCGTCGACGAGGTCCAGGGCTTCTTCGAGGTGCATCGGGCGCTGGGCACCCATCCCGGCGGCATCCACGTCGAGATCACCGGTGAGAACGTCACCGAGTGTCTCGGTGGGGCACAGGACATTTCGGATACGGACCTGGCCGGCCGCTATGAGACGGCGTGCGACCCGCGGCTGAACACCCAGCAGAGCCTCGAGCTGGCGTTCCTGGTCGCCGAGATGCTGCGCGACTAG
- a CDS encoding protein kinase domain-containing protein: protein MTPTVPTDPLEGELLDGRYLVETKIATGGMSTVYRGLDTRLDRPVACKVMDPRYAGDQQFLTRFQLEARAVARLKHPGLVAVYDQGRDHRHTFLVMELVEGGTLRELLRERGPMPPHAVTAVLRPVLGGLGVAHRAGLVHRDVKPENVLISDDGEVKLVDFGLVRAMAEAGITSTSVILGTAAYLSPEQVASGSSDPRSDVYSVGILTYELLTGATPFTGDTALALAYQRMDHDVPAPSTQIEGVPVQFDELVLRATSRDADRRYPDAAAMAEHLEAIAAELNLPAFQVPAPRNSAQHASAEIHQSRIHEHTTERHAAPAAPAPILPVRHPTRAMTRGPDDWDDATAEHQDFELPPAGQFAGIDITEFAWARQRARRTTILWLAVVLVLTGSVAAAGWSLGSNLTALLGP, encoded by the coding sequence GTGACGCCAACCGTGCCGACCGATCCGCTCGAGGGTGAGCTGCTCGACGGCCGCTACCTGGTGGAGACCAAGATCGCGACCGGCGGCATGTCGACGGTCTACCGGGGGCTGGACACCCGGCTGGACCGTCCGGTGGCCTGCAAGGTGATGGACCCCCGTTACGCCGGTGATCAGCAGTTCCTCACCCGGTTCCAGCTCGAGGCCCGGGCGGTGGCCCGGCTGAAGCATCCGGGCCTGGTGGCCGTTTACGACCAGGGCCGGGACCACCGGCACACGTTCCTGGTGATGGAACTCGTCGAGGGCGGGACGCTGCGCGAACTGCTGCGCGAGCGCGGACCGATGCCGCCGCACGCGGTGACCGCGGTGCTGCGTCCGGTGCTCGGCGGGCTCGGGGTCGCGCACCGAGCCGGGCTGGTGCACCGCGACGTCAAGCCCGAAAACGTGTTGATCTCTGACGACGGCGAGGTCAAACTGGTCGATTTCGGCCTGGTGCGAGCGATGGCCGAGGCCGGGATCACGTCCACCAGTGTGATTTTGGGCACCGCCGCCTACCTGTCGCCGGAGCAGGTCGCCAGCGGTAGCTCCGATCCCCGCAGCGATGTGTATTCGGTGGGCATCCTGACCTACGAATTGCTGACCGGCGCAACGCCGTTCACCGGCGATACCGCGCTGGCGTTGGCGTATCAGCGGATGGATCATGACGTGCCCGCCCCGAGCACCCAGATCGAAGGCGTGCCAGTGCAGTTCGACGAGTTGGTGCTGCGGGCCACCTCGCGCGATGCCGACCGGCGCTATCCGGACGCCGCGGCCATGGCCGAGCATCTGGAGGCCATCGCCGCGGAGTTGAACCTGCCGGCCTTCCAGGTGCCGGCGCCGCGGAACTCCGCCCAGCATGCGTCGGCCGAGATCCACCAGAGCCGGATACACGAGCACACCACCGAGCGGCACGCCGCACCGGCGGCGCCCGCCCCGATCCTGCCGGTGCGCCACCCGACCCGCGCCATGACCCGGGGCCCCGACGACTGGGACGACGCGACGGCCGAACATCAGGACTTCGAGCTGCCGCCGGCCGGGCAGTTCGCCGGCATCGACATCACCGAATTCGCCTGGGCCCGGCAGCGCGCCCGGCGCACGACCATCCTCTGGCTGGCCGTCGTGCTGGTGCTCACCGGTTCGGTGGCGGCCGCCGGGTGGTCGCTGGGCAGCAACCTCACCGCGCTGCTGGGTCCGTAG
- a CDS encoding Rv2175c family DNA-binding protein, whose translation MSSIPAADDVLDPNEPVIDLAAVAEMLGIAVTRVHQHLRDGHLIAVRRGGVPAVPEAFFTPKGQVVKLLTGLLAVLRDGGYRDTEILRWLFTADPSLTLTFDGSREVRENARPIDALHSHQAREIVRRAQAMAY comes from the coding sequence GTGAGCAGCATTCCGGCCGCGGACGACGTCCTCGACCCCAACGAACCGGTCATCGACCTCGCAGCAGTCGCCGAGATGCTCGGCATCGCGGTCACCAGAGTCCATCAACACCTCCGCGACGGCCACCTGATCGCGGTGCGCCGCGGTGGCGTCCCCGCGGTGCCCGAGGCGTTCTTCACGCCCAAGGGCCAGGTGGTCAAGCTGCTGACCGGGCTGCTGGCGGTGCTGCGCGACGGCGGCTACCGCGATACCGAGATCCTGCGCTGGTTGTTCACCGCGGACCCGTCGCTGACGCTGACCTTCGACGGCAGCCGCGAGGTCCGGGAGAACGCCCGGCCCATCGACGCGCTGCATTCCCACCAGGCCCGGGAGATCGTGCGCCGGGCGCAGGCCATGGCCTACTGA
- a CDS encoding alpha-(1->6)-mannopyranosyltransferase A — MNKAGVARLREFAGAEEARPALLGFVGALLICAGGLGAGSTRLHDPVLEGWHLSWLRFGHGLVVSSILLWSGVALMLVAWLWLGRRVVHQDTTVYTMVATTGFWLAPLLASVPLFSRDTYSYLAQGALLRDGLDPYAVGPVENPNALLDDVSPIWTTTTAPYGPAFILIARFVTMLVGENVIAGTMVLRLCMLPGLVLLIWATVRIARHLGANAAVALWICVLNPLVIIHLMGGVHNEMLMVGLMAAGIALTLDRRPIAGIALVAAAVAVKATAGVALPFLVWVWMRQLQNRPAQRGTEGAPRHPVTAFLAASAGSVGIFVAVFAVLSWLAGVGLGWLTALAGSVKIINWLTIPTAIANLSNAIGGLFFDVNFYAVLEVTRIGGILVMVLALPVLWWRFRHTDREALAGTAWAMGVVVLFVPAALPWYYTWLLAVLAPLTQSRTWLAGIAGFSTWIMVIFKPDGSHGMYSWVHVLLATACGVGAWYSLRRADVPRQAVDR, encoded by the coding sequence GTGAACAAGGCCGGTGTGGCGCGGCTGCGGGAATTCGCCGGCGCCGAAGAGGCCCGCCCCGCGTTGCTGGGGTTCGTGGGTGCGCTGCTGATCTGCGCCGGCGGCCTCGGCGCCGGCAGCACGCGGCTACACGACCCGGTGCTCGAGGGGTGGCACCTGTCCTGGCTGCGGTTCGGCCACGGCCTGGTGGTCTCCTCGATCCTGCTGTGGAGCGGCGTCGCGCTGATGTTGGTCGCGTGGCTCTGGCTGGGCCGACGGGTGGTGCACCAGGACACCACGGTGTACACCATGGTCGCCACCACCGGCTTCTGGTTGGCGCCGCTGCTGGCCTCGGTCCCACTGTTCAGCCGCGACACCTACTCCTACCTCGCCCAGGGTGCGCTGTTGCGCGACGGCCTGGACCCGTACGCCGTCGGGCCGGTGGAGAACCCGAACGCATTGCTGGACGACGTCAGTCCGATCTGGACGACGACGACGGCGCCGTATGGGCCGGCGTTCATCCTGATCGCCCGGTTCGTCACGATGTTGGTCGGCGAGAACGTGATCGCCGGCACCATGGTGCTGCGGCTGTGCATGCTGCCCGGGCTCGTGCTGTTGATCTGGGCGACCGTGCGGATCGCCCGCCATCTGGGCGCCAATGCCGCAGTGGCGCTGTGGATCTGCGTGCTCAACCCGCTGGTGATCATCCATCTGATGGGTGGCGTCCACAACGAGATGCTGATGGTCGGGCTGATGGCCGCCGGCATCGCGCTGACCCTGGATCGGCGTCCGATCGCCGGGATCGCCCTGGTCGCGGCCGCCGTGGCGGTCAAGGCCACCGCGGGAGTGGCGCTGCCGTTTCTGGTCTGGGTGTGGATGCGACAGTTGCAGAATCGACCCGCGCAACGCGGAACCGAGGGCGCCCCACGACATCCGGTGACGGCCTTCCTGGCCGCGTCGGCGGGGTCGGTGGGAATCTTCGTCGCGGTGTTCGCGGTGCTGTCGTGGCTGGCCGGTGTCGGTCTGGGCTGGCTGACGGCGCTGGCCGGTTCGGTCAAGATCATCAACTGGCTGACCATCCCGACCGCGATCGCCAACCTGAGCAACGCGATCGGCGGACTGTTCTTCGACGTGAACTTCTATGCGGTGCTGGAGGTCACCCGCATCGGCGGCATCCTGGTCATGGTGCTGGCACTGCCGGTGCTGTGGTGGCGGTTCCGGCACACCGACCGCGAGGCCCTGGCCGGCACCGCCTGGGCGATGGGCGTGGTGGTGTTGTTCGTGCCCGCGGCGCTGCCCTGGTACTACACCTGGCTGCTGGCGGTGCTGGCGCCGCTGACCCAGTCCCGCACCTGGCTCGCCGGCATCGCCGGCTTCTCGACATGGATCATGGTGATCTTCAAACCCGATGGCTCGCACGGCATGTACTCCTGGGTGCACGTGCTGCTGGCCACCGCGTGCGGGGTGGGCGCGTGGTATTCCCTGCGCCGCGCCGATGTACCCCGGCAGGCCGTGGATCGGTAG
- the idsA2 gene encoding bifunctional (2E,6E)-farnesyl/geranyl diphosphate synthase, with product MVDAVTEQLRGYLSERRRDTNYIGDDYDGLIAALEDFVLRGGKRLRPAFAYWGWRAVAGADEDPHRADMLLLFAGLELLHGCALIHDDVIDASATRRGMPTVHMHFADVHRRHGWNGSPEQFGLSAAILLGDLSLVWADDIVATAPLPDAARLRVRQVWSQIRTEVLGGQYLDIVAESSGADTIASAMKVNTYKTASYTVTRPLQLGAAAGADRPDIQTVFHDVGTDLGIAFQLRDDVLGVFGDPTVTGKPSGDDLRSGKRTVLLAEAIERADASDPAAAELLRGAVGTDLTEDRVRELCGVIESVGALSAVESRIEELTRTALSAIDAAAINPAAKVGLTELARLAANRTA from the coding sequence TTGGTCGATGCCGTCACCGAACAACTGCGCGGTTACCTGAGCGAACGCCGCCGCGATACCAATTACATCGGCGACGACTACGACGGTCTGATCGCGGCCCTGGAGGATTTCGTGCTGCGCGGCGGGAAACGCCTGCGACCGGCGTTCGCCTACTGGGGTTGGCGCGCGGTCGCCGGCGCGGACGAGGATCCGCACCGCGCCGACATGCTGCTGTTGTTCGCCGGGCTCGAGTTGCTGCACGGGTGCGCGTTGATCCATGACGACGTCATCGACGCCTCGGCGACCCGGCGCGGCATGCCGACCGTGCACATGCACTTCGCCGACGTGCACCGCCGCCACGGCTGGAACGGCTCGCCCGAGCAGTTCGGCCTCTCGGCGGCGATCCTGCTCGGCGACCTGTCACTGGTGTGGGCCGACGACATCGTCGCGACCGCGCCGCTGCCCGACGCCGCGCGCCTGCGGGTCCGGCAGGTGTGGTCGCAGATTCGCACCGAGGTGCTCGGCGGCCAGTACCTCGACATCGTCGCCGAATCCAGCGGCGCGGACACCATCGCCTCGGCGATGAAGGTCAACACCTACAAGACCGCCAGCTACACCGTGACCCGCCCGCTGCAGCTCGGGGCGGCGGCCGGCGCCGACCGCCCGGACATCCAGACGGTGTTCCACGACGTCGGCACCGATCTCGGCATCGCCTTCCAGCTGCGCGACGACGTCCTGGGGGTCTTCGGTGACCCCACTGTGACCGGCAAGCCCTCCGGCGACGATCTGCGGTCCGGCAAGCGCACGGTGCTGCTGGCCGAGGCCATCGAGCGCGCGGACGCCTCCGATCCGGCGGCCGCCGAGCTGCTGCGGGGCGCGGTCGGCACCGACCTCACCGAGGACCGGGTCCGCGAGTTGTGCGGCGTCATCGAGTCCGTCGGCGCCCTGTCGGCGGTCGAATCCCGGATCGAGGAACTCACCCGCACCGCGCTGAGCGCCATCGACGCCGCGGCGATCAACCCGGCGGCCAAGGTCGGGCTCACCGAGCTCGCCAGGCTGGCCGCCAACCGAACCGCGTGA
- a CDS encoding DUF3153 domain-containing protein, which translates to MAVGCVRVRASITVSPDDVVSGRIIAAAVPRNADDPGPQLRNELPFAHKVAISDYEADGFVGSEAVFSNLSFAELPQLANMNRDAAGVDLSLRRAGNLVILEGRVDLTSLSDAEAEVELTASFPGEVTSTNGDRIGTDVVKWELEPGIVNTMNAQARYTDPSTRSFTGAAWVLGIASLLVAAAIGALAWSARDRSPRVGAETAEDDA; encoded by the coding sequence ATGGCCGTCGGCTGTGTCCGGGTACGCGCCTCGATCACGGTGTCCCCCGACGACGTGGTCTCCGGGCGCATCATCGCCGCGGCCGTGCCGCGCAACGCCGACGACCCCGGTCCGCAGCTGCGCAACGAGCTGCCGTTCGCGCACAAGGTGGCGATCTCCGACTACGAGGCCGACGGCTTCGTCGGATCCGAGGCGGTGTTCTCCAACCTGAGCTTCGCCGAGCTTCCGCAGCTGGCGAACATGAACCGCGACGCCGCGGGCGTGGACCTGTCGTTGCGCCGGGCGGGCAACCTCGTCATCCTCGAGGGCCGGGTGGACCTGACCTCACTCTCGGACGCCGAGGCCGAGGTGGAGCTCACCGCGTCCTTCCCCGGGGAGGTGACCTCGACCAACGGCGACCGGATCGGCACCGACGTGGTCAAGTGGGAGCTGGAACCCGGCATCGTCAACACCATGAACGCCCAGGCCCGCTACACCGACCCGAGCACCCGCTCGTTCACCGGGGCCGCCTGGGTGTTGGGCATCGCCTCGCTGCTCGTCGCCGCGGCCATCGGGGCGCTGGCATGGTCGGCGCGGGACCGCTCCCCGCGGGTGGGTGCCGAAACCGCCGAGGACGATGCCTAG
- a CDS encoding GNAT family N-acetyltransferase, which yields MAMYLIDLSPNDMQRRLREALHVYVDAMRYPRGTENQRESMWLEHMRRRGWKAVAAVETDESGDSAALADAPLLGVAYGYCGAPDQWWQQQVLQGLQRSGLPLEAIERLMSSYFELTELHIHPRAQGRGLGEALARRLLSDRTEANVLLSTPEINGESNRAWRLYRRLGFDDVIRGYHFAGDPRPFAILGRPLPL from the coding sequence TTGGCCATGTATCTCATCGACCTGTCGCCGAACGACATGCAGCGCCGCCTCCGCGAGGCGCTGCACGTCTATGTCGATGCGATGCGCTACCCGCGCGGCACCGAGAACCAACGCGAGTCGATGTGGCTCGAGCACATGCGCCGGCGCGGCTGGAAGGCCGTCGCCGCCGTCGAGACCGACGAATCCGGGGATTCCGCGGCGCTGGCCGACGCGCCGCTGCTCGGCGTGGCCTACGGCTACTGCGGGGCGCCGGATCAGTGGTGGCAGCAGCAGGTGCTGCAGGGCCTACAGCGCAGCGGGCTGCCGCTCGAGGCGATCGAACGGCTGATGTCGAGCTATTTCGAGCTGACCGAGTTGCACATCCACCCCCGCGCCCAGGGCCGTGGCCTGGGCGAAGCGCTGGCCCGCCGGCTGCTCAGCGACCGCACCGAGGCCAACGTGCTGCTGTCGACTCCGGAGATCAACGGCGAGAGCAATCGGGCCTGGCGGCTGTATCGCCGGCTCGGCTTCGACGACGTCATCCGGGGTTACCACTTCGCCGGGGATCCCCGGCCGTTCGCGATCCTGGGTCGGCCGCTGCCGCTGTAG
- a CDS encoding DUF3040 domain-containing protein — MPLSEHEQRMLDQIESALYAEDPKFASSVRGGTLRAPSARRRFQGLALFVVGLAMLISGVMIKATWLGDLPALSVLGFIVMFGGVVFAVSGRREAAPDLKLVDGPAGVSRAKKAKGAGGSFTSRMEDRFRRRFDE; from the coding sequence ATGCCACTCTCCGAGCATGAGCAGCGCATGCTTGATCAGATCGAGAGCGCGCTCTACGCCGAGGACCCCAAGTTCGCATCCAGCGTTCGTGGTGGGACGTTGCGCGCGCCGTCGGCCCGCCGCCGCTTCCAGGGCCTCGCGCTGTTCGTGGTCGGTCTGGCGATGCTGATTTCCGGTGTCATGATCAAGGCCACCTGGCTCGGCGACCTACCGGCACTGTCGGTGCTCGGGTTCATCGTGATGTTCGGTGGCGTGGTCTTCGCGGTTTCCGGGCGACGTGAGGCGGCACCGGATCTCAAGCTCGTCGACGGTCCGGCGGGCGTGTCGCGGGCCAAGAAGGCCAAGGGCGCCGGGGGGTCGTTCACCAGTCGGATGGAAGACCGCTTCCGGCGCCGTTTCGACGAGTGA
- the mraZ gene encoding division/cell wall cluster transcriptional repressor MraZ, whose product MFLGTYTPKLDDKGRLTLPAKFRDALAGGLMVTKGQDHSLAVYPRAEFEQLARRAASASRSNPEARAFLRNLAAATDEQHPDGQGRITLSADHRRYADLSKECVVIGAVDYLEIWDAQAWQDYQQTHEENFSAASDEALRDII is encoded by the coding sequence GTGTTTCTCGGCACTTACACGCCCAAGCTCGACGACAAGGGGCGGCTCACGTTGCCCGCCAAATTCCGCGACGCACTGGCAGGAGGGTTGATGGTCACCAAAGGCCAAGATCACAGCCTCGCCGTGTATCCGCGGGCCGAGTTCGAGCAGCTGGCGCGCCGGGCCGCCAGCGCCTCACGGAGCAATCCCGAGGCGCGGGCCTTCCTGCGTAACCTGGCCGCGGCCACCGACGAGCAGCATCCGGACGGTCAGGGCCGGATCACCCTGTCGGCCGACCACCGGCGCTACGCGGACTTGTCCAAGGAATGCGTCGTCATCGGCGCGGTCGACTACCTCGAGATCTGGGACGCCCAGGCCTGGCAGGACTACCAGCAAACCCACGAAGAGAACTTCTCCGCAGCCAGCGATGAAGCACTCCGCGACATTATCTGA
- the rsmH gene encoding 16S rRNA (cytosine(1402)-N(4))-methyltransferase RsmH produces MKHSATLSDEPVPAMAPATWPLPEPALAYFPNARSVSDRDLAAGAVIHLRGGVDMADQQGQFGHLPVLLDRCVELLAPALTRTAADGSGAVVVDATLGAGGHSERLLSEFAGLRVIGLDRDPGALELAGGRLAGFGDRFTAVRTRYDGLADALAQCGYAERRSIDGVLFDLGVSSMQLDRTERGFSYSVDAPLDMRMDPDLPLTAADILNTYDKAALTRILREYGEERFASRIAGAVLRRRETAPFASTAELVELLYQAIPAPARRTGGHPGKRTFQALRVAVNAELDSLRAALPAALAAVRVGGRVVVMAYQSLEDRIVKSVFADATASRTPAGLPVELPGHEPEFTSLTRGAERADAEEIERNPRSAAVRLRAVQRATERGQA; encoded by the coding sequence ATGAAGCACTCCGCGACATTATCTGATGAGCCTGTACCGGCTATGGCCCCTGCAACGTGGCCTCTGCCCGAACCGGCCCTGGCGTACTTCCCCAACGCCAGGTCCGTATCGGACAGGGACCTCGCTGCAGGGGCCGTCATTCACCTGAGGGGCGGTGTCGACATGGCTGATCAACAAGGCCAGTTCGGTCACCTGCCCGTGCTGCTCGACCGCTGCGTCGAACTGCTGGCCCCGGCGCTGACCCGGACGGCCGCCGACGGATCCGGTGCGGTGGTGGTCGATGCGACCCTCGGTGCCGGCGGTCACTCCGAACGGCTGCTGAGCGAGTTCGCGGGACTGCGCGTGATCGGGCTGGACCGCGATCCGGGCGCGCTGGAACTGGCCGGCGGGCGGCTGGCTGGTTTCGGGGACCGGTTCACCGCGGTGCGCACCCGTTACGACGGACTCGCCGACGCGTTGGCCCAATGCGGCTACGCCGAGCGACGTTCGATCGACGGGGTGCTCTTCGATCTGGGCGTGTCCTCGATGCAACTCGACCGCACCGAACGGGGCTTCTCCTATTCCGTAGACGCGCCGTTGGACATGCGGATGGATCCGGACCTGCCGCTCACCGCGGCGGACATCCTCAACACCTACGACAAGGCCGCGCTGACGCGGATCCTGCGCGAGTACGGCGAGGAACGTTTCGCCAGCCGCATCGCCGGGGCCGTGCTGCGGCGACGCGAGACCGCGCCGTTCGCCTCGACCGCCGAGCTGGTCGAACTGCTCTATCAGGCCATCCCGGCGCCGGCCCGGCGCACCGGCGGCCACCCGGGCAAGCGCACCTTCCAGGCGCTGCGGGTCGCCGTCAACGCCGAACTGGATTCACTGCGCGCGGCGCTGCCCGCCGCGCTGGCGGCCGTGCGGGTCGGCGGCCGTGTGGTCGTGATGGCCTATCAGTCCCTCGAAGACCGCATCGTCAAGAGCGTCTTCGCCGACGCGACGGCCAGTCGCACCCCGGCCGGGCTGCCGGTCGAACTTCCCGGCCACGAACCGGAATTCACCTCCCTGACCCGGGGCGCCGAGCGTGCCGACGCCGAGGAGATCGAACGCAATCCGCGCAGCGCGGCGGTCCGACTGCGGGCCGTGCAGCGAGCGACCGAAAGGGGCCAGGCATGA